AATTGAATTCTCTTATAAAACTCCATCATTTTCAATCCGAATCTTACGCTTATCGGATTCATCATGATCCAATCGACCCTAGCGATGAATTTGCTTGAGTGAAAGCATTTgaaatattcctttcatgatactgagagtatatgatcctctattgatacccaATTGcattcgtaaggttgactatcattcccaatgatcgtctgtgctagatctgaaacaatGCATCCTTActatttcaagtctaaggaccaaatatataaTTGAGACTAcataatcgctatctgacaatgaggtGCCATTAACCATTCAATATTCTGAAAATGGATCATTTATTcagtaaacttattctccaatgagcacctatactatatctccggtgtccccacacaagagaccagccacctccatgatatagatgggtatataacatATCAGTCTGTTCAATTATTTCGATATTTTAATCTATGACCGAgaatatttagggtttgtgtttaaaggcgaattgatcttattatcataatctcatcatgatccaattctcattgtatagatccaaagacattataatatattcatcatctaatataaaaagagaaaatataataataataacaaaaaaattaaacAGTATATCATATATATTATCACTCACGTATTAGTTTATAGGATACTTATAACTAGTATTAATCATCTTAATATTTATTTGACAAAATCACAATGAGTTATATGAGATACCCTATTagttattatatttaaaaaatatacgtATTTATTTTTTATCTGCGATGCTTGATTGAATCTTAGTATAAAATTTTCGATCTATGAATTTAATcttgatataaaatttttatatgataaatttatttgTTAAGTGCCGTTGTTGCATTAACAACATAGAGATCCTCTAATAGGAGATGAAATGTTGTGGATGCTTGGAGATCAACGGGACATGGAGTTGCAATCCAAGTCGATCGCGCTCCCGTTCCGCACGGAGAAATTGAGCGGACATGAGAGGTGAGTCCTAAACCTCACGGAGAGAAGGAGGCCGGCCCTCCACCGGGTACTCGCGTGCCCATCGAGGTCGAATGGCACGACGCCCCGCCTCAGCGCCACCTTCATGGCCTCCATGGCCTTCTTGTCCAGCGGGATCGGCGACGACTGGAAGCGATAGTTGAGTTCGGAGGAGCTGTTCTTGGCGACATCGAGCGGGTCGGCCCGTAGCTCCGCGACATCGATGCCGTGGAACCGGAGAAGGAAGCTGAGGTCGGAGAAGCCGGCACTGGCCTTGTTGTCGTTCTCCGCCACCACATCGAGGGCCATATGAATCTTAAGCAGCCCTGACGGGTCGTAGTCGAGATGGTTGAGCTGCGCGTAGGCCACCTTGATGTAGGGAATCTTGGGCTTGTAGACCATGTAGATGACgaagacgacgatgccggtgatgATGACGGCCGTTGCTAGGATGGCATACACGATAGCCAGCATCCAGATTAGGGGATTGGTGCGCCGCCCCTGCCGCGTTATGAGCTTTGGCATCGGGAATTTTGACAAACACCATGCGGGCgagtgttgctgctgctgctgcactaTAGCGTTTCTTATGGGATCGTGCAAGATTTGGTAACTCCTTTTCTTTAGTATTATTCCAaacaaagaaaaataccattCTTGCCTTGTGATAGCTAACTTATCCTGTTGCCTTTTGAGACTCCACCACTGGCTACAATTCAACTGTATGCAACCTTTTTGGCTTCATGTCTTCCTTTCTCGACACTCTTGCCCTCCATTTACACTATGTAGTCCAATGTTTTGGACGCAGCTAAACGTCATGGCTGTTGCTGCTGTGGAGCcatttacaaaggcatatttgtagGTAGGCCTTCTAAAACGAGGTCAAAGAAGGGATTTGCCATTCTCAGAAAATATTGGAAATGAACGCAACGCTTATTTAATGAACTTCTAATAATCGCTCGTCCTCTTGAGCTAACAGCTGCAAATGGCTTCGATTTAACTTGGGATCGTCTTAAAAAAGATTTAATGAACTTCTAATAATCGCTCGTCCTCTTGAGCTAACAGCTGCAAATGGCTTCGATTTAACTTAGGATCGTCTTAAAAAAGATTTAATGAACTTCTAATAATCGCTCGTCCTCTTGAGCTAACAGCTGCAAATGGCTTCGATTTAACTTGGGATCGTCTTAAAAAAGATTTAATGAACTTCTAATAATCGCTCGTCCTCTTGAGCTAACAGCTGCAAATGGCTTCGATTTAACTTGGGATCGTCTTAAAAAAGATTTAATGAACTTCTAATAATCGCTCGTCCTCTTGAGCTAACAGCTGCAAATGGCTTCGATTTAACTTAGGATCGTCTTAAAAAAGATTTAATGAACTTCTAATAATCGCTCGTCCTCTTGATTTAACAGCTGCAAATGGCTTCAATTTAACTTGGGATCgtcttaaaaaaaacaaaaaaacaatgtAGTGAGATTTGAACCCACAACGTTTCGGACCAGAAcaacgccttagaccaactcggcaatCTCAACTGATGTTTTAAGGGTGAATCTTATATTCTATATACACTTAAAGTAAGTTGGTAATTGTAAATAGATAAAACATAAAACATCTTATTGAGAGTaaaatttgaacccacgccctttcggaccagaaccttaatctggcgccttagaccaactcggccatctcaaTTAATGTTTCAATGgtgaatcttatattttatatacatttaAACTAAGTGGGTAATTGTAGATAGATAAAACAAAAAACAttttgttgagagtgggatttgaacccacgccctttcggaccagaaccttaatctggcgccttagaccaactcggccatctcaaCTGATGTTTCAATGGTGAATCTTATCTTTTATATACATTTAAAGTAAGTGGGTAATTGTAGATAGATAAAACAAAACATTTTGTTGAGAgtggggatttgaacccacgccctttcggaccagaaccttaatctggcgccttagaccaactcggccatctcaaCTGATATTTCAATGGTGAATCTTATGTTTTATATACATTTAAAGTAAGTTGGTAATTGTAGATAGATAAAACATCTTGTTGAGAGTGGAATTTGAACCCACGCCGTTTTgaaccagaaccttaatctggcgttTTAGACCAACTCGGCAACGTTAACTGATGTTTCAATGGTGAATCTTATCTTTTATATACATTTAAAGTAAGTTGGTAATTGTAGATAGATAAAACATAAAACAttttgttgagagtgggatttgaacccacgccctttcggaccagaaccttaatctggcgccttagaccaactcggccatctcaaCTGATATTTCAATGGTGAATCTTATGTTTTATATACATTTAAAGTAAGTTGGTAATTGTAGATAGATAAAACATCTTGTTGAGAGTGGAATTTGAACCCACGCCGTTTCgaaccagaaccttaatctggcgccttagaccaactcggcaacGTTAACTGATGTTTCAATGGTGAATCTTATCTTTTATATACATTTAAAGTAAGTTGGTAATTGTAGATAGATAAAACATAAAACAttttgttgagagtgggatttgaacccacgccctttcggaccagaaccttaatctggcgccttagaccaactcggccatctcaaCTGATATTTCAATAATGAATCTTATGTTTTATATACATTTAAAGTAAGTTGGATAAAATATCTTGTTgatagtgggatttgaacccacgccctttcggaccagaacctacgccttagaccaactcagcCATCTTAACTGTGATTGTTAGCGTCTTTCCTTTTTATTTAAACACATTTTTGAAGCTGTTAACATAACAACATACAAATGTGTTAATTAATTTTGAATCAAGTTCTCAAGTTAATTATATCATATGTGTGTAATTTCAGTTAATGCTATTTATGGCATCTCAATAAAATTACAAAGAAAATTTCATTATACTAAATGAacatcaaatatatatttttttgaaaaaaatagacGAACTCAAACCTAAGTTGTATCAATTATGTGTATAATGGCATAAACCCCAACAGAGACATTAACCGCGTGCCTTACTTTTCGGATCTAAGGCACACCTACTGTTCAttgtaaattattaatattttactTCCTTTGTTAAAAATAAAAACGAAAATGATCGGTACATATTAAGAAATTTTAATGTCTTTTACGCTGGTGCAACTCGGTGCCTGAGATCACAACACCTCGACATGAAACAAACAGTGATTTGAATCGATACTTCTCAGACCTGCTTTCAGGCAGAACATTCAATGATGCCGCACCCAGTTTATTGAAATGGTACAGTTACTCAATCCGATTCAGATTTGGAATCATATCGAtcacgatgacgatgatgatgatgtcgaTGTTTTCTTCGACGATGATAATGATCCGAGTCATGACTGTCGGACGCATTAGGATCTAAATGACTTCCCTTATTATACTTGCTTGCTGACTTCTTCCTCCTTTGCCTGTCCGTTTCAGTATCAGCAGATGATGAAGATTCACGACAACGTTGTTTCTTATGCTTGCTCTCTGAATCCCTCCTCCTTTCCTTATCAACTTTGAATTCTGAATCAGTCGATATCGATGTGTGTGTCCGATGTTTCTTCTTATACCTGCTCTTGGATTGCTGCCTAATTTCTTTATCACTTTCAGATTCATAGGAGTCCAAGGATGATGATGACTGATCACCATCACGACGTTTCTCATGTTCGCTATGAGATCTCAATGAATGGTGCTTGTGCTTGCTTTTCCGCTTTGAATGCTTCTTAGATTTGCCTGCAGAGAAGTTGGAGAGAAGCGGAGGAATCTTGCCTCCACCCAGAAATCCTGAAAACCAAGTCAAAGACAGTACATAAAGTTGAGATTATATATGGAAAAGAGATCATAGTAACTTGTACAACAAATTATacctccatattcatcaaatatgTCTTCTGCCACTATCTGCTGGTTAGGATCATCCGGTCTGAAACCACCCCTAGGAGGGCTCATACCTGGTTTCTGTTTCAGTTCCCACTTCAAGGGCTGCAGATATAGCACATAATACTTAAATAACACAAAAAGA
The window above is part of the Musa acuminata AAA Group cultivar baxijiao chromosome BXJ1-1, Cavendish_Baxijiao_AAA, whole genome shotgun sequence genome. Proteins encoded here:
- the LOC135587225 gene encoding uncharacterized protein LOC135587225, whose translation is MPKLITRQGRRTNPLIWMLAIVYAILATAVIITGIVVFVIYMVYKPKIPYIKVAYAQLNHLDYDPSGLLKIHMALDVVAENDNKASAGFSDLSFLLRFHGIDVAELRADPLDVAKNSSSELNYRFQSSPIPLDKKAMEAMKVALRRGVVPFDLDGHASTRWRAGLLLSVRFRTHLSCPLNFSVRNGSAIDLDCNSMSR